The following coding sequences are from one Devosia yakushimensis window:
- a CDS encoding DUF6468 domain-containing protein, with translation MFGLPLGIFVEGAVAVLLALTIGYCTVLNQRLKRLHADKDVMRQMVADLVSATNLANQAIKELKQTAVEADLSLNSRLEEAERFGIELANHVTAGTALMERIAKITSAARQSQAVEPVEQPNKVQSALEQLSARVRNRGVAA, from the coding sequence ATGTTCGGTTTGCCCCTCGGGATATTTGTGGAAGGTGCGGTTGCCGTTCTTCTGGCCCTGACCATCGGCTATTGCACGGTTCTCAACCAGCGGCTCAAGCGATTGCATGCCGACAAGGACGTGATGCGCCAGATGGTGGCGGATCTCGTTTCGGCGACCAATCTGGCCAATCAGGCGATCAAGGAGCTCAAGCAGACTGCGGTGGAAGCCGATCTTTCGCTCAATTCGCGGCTCGAGGAAGCTGAGCGCTTCGGCATCGAACTGGCCAACCATGTCACGGCGGGTACCGCGCTGATGGAGCGGATCGCCAAGATCACCAGCGCCGCCCGGCAGAGCCAGGCCGTCGAGCCAGTGGAACAGCCCAACAAGGTGCAGTCGGCGCTGGAGCAGCTTTCTGCCCGGGTGCGCAATCGCGGGGTTGCCGCGTGA
- the flgG gene encoding flagellar basal-body rod protein FlgG: MKALYIASTGMSAQERNVEVISNNIANMRTTGYKRQRAEFEDLLYQQVTRAGAQTSDQGTMVPAGLEIGSGVRTVSTPRVMSQGSVNITERELDVAIRGEGFFMITLPDGRTAYTRDGSFERDAEGTLVNSSGYPVEPNITIPGTATSVSISPDGLVQAYLNNETIPTQLGQLQLARFVNKSGLESMGDNLFLETAASGPAQVEIPNQDGTGNLLQNYLEMANVNSVTEIADLIAAQRAYEMNARIISGADSMMQATSQLR, encoded by the coding sequence ATGAAAGCTCTCTACATCGCATCAACCGGCATGAGCGCTCAGGAACGCAACGTCGAAGTCATCTCCAACAATATCGCCAACATGCGCACGACCGGCTACAAGCGTCAGCGAGCCGAATTCGAAGACCTGCTCTACCAGCAGGTCACCCGCGCCGGCGCGCAGACCTCGGACCAGGGTACGATGGTGCCGGCCGGCCTGGAGATCGGCTCGGGCGTGCGCACCGTCTCGACGCCCCGTGTGATGAGCCAGGGCAGCGTGAACATCACCGAACGCGAGCTCGATGTCGCCATTCGCGGCGAAGGCTTCTTCATGATCACCCTGCCCGATGGCCGCACCGCCTATACCCGCGACGGCTCGTTCGAGCGCGACGCGGAAGGCACGCTGGTCAATTCGAGCGGCTATCCGGTTGAGCCCAACATCACCATCCCGGGCACCGCGACTTCGGTTTCGATCTCGCCCGACGGCCTGGTGCAGGCCTATCTCAACAACGAGACCATCCCGACCCAGCTCGGCCAGCTCCAGCTCGCCCGCTTCGTCAACAAATCGGGCCTGGAATCGATGGGCGACAACCTGTTCCTCGAAACCGCTGCCAGCGGTCCGGCACAGGTTGAAATCCCCAATCAGGATGGCACCGGCAATCTGCTGCAGAACTATCTCGAAATGGCCAATGTCAATTCGGTCACCGAAATCGCCGACCTCATCGCCGCCCAGCGCGCCTACGAGATGAATGCCCGCATCATCTCCGGCGCTGACTCGATGATGCAGGCCACGAGCCAGCTTCGCTAA
- the fliP gene encoding flagellar type III secretion system pore protein FliP (The bacterial flagellar biogenesis protein FliP forms a type III secretion system (T3SS)-type pore required for flagellar assembly.): MRRLLTLAGLVAFAVLVLTPSLAYAQNLSIDFGDEATLTERAVQLIGLITLLSLAPSILVMVTSFTRIVVVLSLLRTAIGLQTAPPNSVMVSLALFLTLFVMQPTLQQTYDQGIAPLLAGQMEVAEAFEAGAAPLHAFMRANVREQDLQLFFDLTEAEVPAEPEAIPLQLLVPAFMISELRRAFEIGFLLFLPFVVIDMVVASVLMSMGMMMLPPVVISLPFKLIFFVLVDGWYLVAGSLVRSFVSS, encoded by the coding sequence ATGCGGCGTCTGCTTACTCTTGCCGGCCTTGTCGCATTTGCCGTTTTGGTGCTGACGCCCAGCCTGGCCTATGCGCAGAACCTGTCGATCGATTTTGGCGATGAAGCAACCCTGACCGAACGGGCAGTCCAGCTCATCGGGTTGATCACCCTGCTCTCGCTGGCGCCGTCCATCCTCGTCATGGTGACCAGCTTCACGCGCATCGTGGTGGTGCTGTCGCTACTGCGAACGGCCATCGGCCTGCAGACCGCTCCGCCCAATTCGGTAATGGTATCGCTGGCGCTGTTCCTGACCCTGTTCGTGATGCAGCCAACGCTGCAGCAAACCTATGACCAGGGCATCGCACCTCTCCTGGCCGGCCAGATGGAAGTCGCCGAGGCCTTCGAGGCCGGCGCCGCACCCTTGCATGCCTTCATGCGGGCCAATGTGCGCGAGCAGGACCTGCAGCTGTTCTTCGATCTGACCGAAGCCGAAGTGCCGGCCGAGCCCGAGGCGATCCCGCTGCAATTGCTGGTGCCGGCCTTCATGATCTCGGAATTGCGCCGGGCCTTCGAAATCGGCTTCCTGCTGTTCCTGCCCTTCGTCGTCATCGACATGGTGGTCGCCTCGGTGCTGATGTCGATGGGCATGATGATGCTGCCGCCGGTGGTGATTTCACTGCCGTTCAAGCTGATCTTCTTCGTGCTGGTCGACGGCTGGTACCTGGTGGCGGGTTCGCTGGTGCGAAGTTTCGTCAGCAGCTAG
- a CDS encoding flagellar basal body-associated FliL family protein — translation MAAEAEAGEGGARKKGVPKLFLIIGAAAVVVLLGGAGLYYFLSSGSSAESGSGHEAAAAEAPHTFIFNLPPMTVNLSNEAGGQSFMRLSIALEVANQDVMTAIQPSMAKVTDAFQVYLRELRKSDLEGSAGIYRLKEELTRRVNVAIYPQRVESILFKEILVQ, via the coding sequence ATGGCCGCTGAAGCAGAAGCCGGTGAAGGCGGTGCCCGTAAAAAGGGCGTGCCCAAGCTCTTCCTTATTATTGGAGCTGCCGCGGTCGTCGTCCTGCTGGGCGGGGCGGGTCTTTATTATTTCCTCTCGTCAGGCAGCTCCGCCGAGAGCGGGAGCGGGCATGAAGCTGCTGCCGCCGAGGCGCCGCATACCTTCATTTTCAATTTGCCGCCGATGACGGTCAATCTCAGCAATGAGGCCGGCGGGCAGTCTTTCATGCGCTTGAGCATCGCGCTTGAAGTGGCCAATCAGGATGTGATGACGGCGATCCAGCCCAGCATGGCCAAGGTCACCGATGCCTTCCAGGTCTATCTGCGCGAGCTGCGCAAGAGCGATCTTGAGGGTTCGGCCGGAATCTATCGCCTCAAGGAAGAGCTGACCCGGCGGGTCAATGTCGCCATCTATCCGCAGCGCGTCGAAAGCATCCTCTTCAAGGAAATCCTGGTGCAGTAA
- the flgA gene encoding flagellar basal body P-ring formation chaperone FlgA — translation MIRTLLATFATALLAGTAFADPTLKADIAVSAAVVTVGDMFEDAGTAAEQPLFRSPKPGTSGLVPLADITAAAARVGIATFDTNGVSASRVTRAASVVDEARIAQLIADDLRQRGIMTDGMTADTLFNSPIAPINAEPVGTPASIVSLRYLPGTGTFTARLAIAGETQPLDVTGTIELLIEAPHLRASLPAGTVLGPDNIEMRPVALRFADGAGIAQPNQLIGMALTRQSREGMMLKPSDVTTPQIIAKNQLVTIYFRKGPMTLTVKGQAITSAAAGGPVQVLNLASKRLINATAISAGAVEVSIAPLSVAGL, via the coding sequence ATGATCCGCACGCTTCTCGCCACCTTCGCCACCGCACTGCTCGCCGGCACCGCATTCGCGGACCCGACGCTCAAGGCCGACATCGCCGTCTCCGCTGCCGTGGTGACCGTCGGCGACATGTTCGAGGACGCCGGCACAGCCGCTGAACAGCCCCTGTTCCGCTCGCCCAAGCCCGGCACCAGCGGCCTCGTGCCCCTCGCCGATATCACCGCCGCAGCAGCGCGGGTGGGCATCGCGACTTTCGATACCAACGGCGTCAGCGCCAGTCGCGTCACGCGCGCCGCCAGCGTCGTCGACGAGGCACGCATCGCCCAGCTCATCGCCGACGATCTGCGCCAGCGCGGCATCATGACCGACGGCATGACGGCCGATACCCTGTTCAATAGCCCTATCGCGCCCATCAACGCCGAACCCGTTGGCACGCCGGCCAGCATAGTGAGCCTGCGCTACCTGCCCGGCACCGGCACGTTCACGGCCCGCCTTGCCATCGCCGGTGAAACTCAGCCGCTGGACGTCACTGGCACGATCGAACTGCTGATCGAAGCCCCCCACCTCAGGGCCAGCCTGCCGGCCGGCACGGTGCTCGGCCCCGACAATATCGAGATGCGCCCGGTCGCACTGCGCTTTGCTGACGGCGCCGGGATCGCCCAGCCGAACCAGCTGATCGGCATGGCCCTTACCCGCCAGAGCCGCGAAGGCATGATGCTCAAGCCCTCCGACGTGACGACACCCCAGATCATCGCCAAGAACCAGCTGGTGACCATCTATTTCCGCAAGGGCCCGATGACGCTGACGGTCAAGGGTCAAGCCATCACCAGCGCCGCGGCGGGCGGCCCGGTCCAGGTGCTCAACCTCGCCTCCAAGCGCCTGATCAACGCCACTGCCATTTCCGCCGGTGCTGTCGAAGTCAGCATCGCTCCCCTTTCCGTCGCCGGCCTCTAG
- the flgF gene encoding flagellar basal-body rod protein FlgF, whose product MIENAQLISLSRQIALQRQMDVVANNMANINTTGFKAENLLFEEYVMPVARDQNFPTINQPLSYVQDWATMHDMSGGAMVQTGNELDVALNGTGFFAVQTGAGERWTKAGSFQISSNGTLVDINGNPVLGEGGPIQFGPEETGILIASDGSVSSSAGPKDRLRLVEFANAQDLTREGNNLFAGGTPLAATNTRAMQGFVERSNVSGVSEMAEMIRVTRSYESIASLTQKQDELRRSAIQRLGDANA is encoded by the coding sequence ATGATCGAAAATGCGCAACTGATCAGCCTCAGCCGGCAGATCGCGCTGCAGCGGCAGATGGATGTGGTGGCCAACAATATGGCCAACATCAACACCACCGGCTTCAAGGCCGAAAACCTGCTGTTTGAAGAATATGTCATGCCGGTCGCCCGCGACCAGAACTTCCCGACGATCAACCAGCCGCTCTCCTATGTGCAGGACTGGGCGACCATGCACGACATGTCGGGTGGCGCCATGGTGCAGACCGGCAACGAGCTGGATGTCGCCCTCAACGGCACCGGCTTTTTCGCCGTGCAGACCGGCGCCGGCGAGCGCTGGACCAAGGCCGGCTCCTTCCAGATCAGCAGCAATGGCACCCTTGTCGACATCAATGGCAACCCGGTGCTGGGCGAAGGCGGCCCGATCCAGTTCGGCCCCGAGGAAACCGGCATCCTGATCGCGTCCGATGGTTCAGTCAGCTCCAGCGCCGGCCCCAAGGACCGGTTGCGTCTCGTTGAATTCGCCAATGCTCAGGACCTGACGCGCGAAGGCAATAACCTCTTTGCCGGCGGCACGCCGCTTGCCGCCACCAATACGCGCGCCATGCAGGGCTTCGTCGAACGCTCCAACGTTTCGGGCGTGTCCGAAATGGCCGAGATGATCCGCGTAACCCGCTCGTACGAATCCATCGCCTCGCTGACGCAGAAGCAGGACGAGCTCCGCCGCTCGGCCATTCAGCGCCTCGGCGATGCCAACGCGTAA
- the flgH gene encoding flagellar basal body L-ring protein FlgH — protein sequence MKLVKLATLLLLTGSLVACTTTDRLANVGKAPVLTAIEDPTTIAGYQPVRMPMPEAIADTYQPNSLYRTSARGFFKDERAHRIGDILTIVVTINDSAQIDNTTNSSRSASNTAGMGGILATVINRGSGGNIDPSAAVDFTSGMANKGAGSVNRSESLETSVAAVVTQILPNGNLVIEGRQEVRVNFEVRDLIVTGIVRPSDIRANNTIPSAKIAEARISYGGRGQITDVQQPRYGQQVMDAILPF from the coding sequence ATGAAACTCGTCAAACTCGCCACCCTGCTGCTGCTCACCGGCTCGCTCGTCGCCTGCACCACAACCGACCGTCTCGCCAATGTCGGCAAGGCGCCGGTGCTGACGGCCATCGAGGACCCCACCACCATTGCCGGCTACCAGCCGGTGCGCATGCCCATGCCTGAGGCGATTGCCGATACCTACCAGCCCAACTCGCTCTACCGCACCTCGGCTCGCGGCTTCTTCAAGGATGAGCGCGCCCATCGCATCGGGGACATTCTCACCATCGTCGTCACCATCAATGACAGCGCCCAGATCGACAACACGACCAATTCCAGCCGCAGCGCGTCCAACACCGCCGGCATGGGCGGTATTCTGGCCACGGTCATCAACCGCGGCTCAGGCGGCAATATCGACCCGTCCGCCGCCGTCGACTTCACCTCCGGCATGGCCAATAAGGGCGCCGGATCGGTCAACCGCTCGGAAAGCCTGGAGACTTCGGTTGCAGCCGTCGTCACGCAGATTCTGCCCAATGGCAATCTGGTGATCGAAGGCCGCCAGGAAGTGCGGGTGAACTTCGAGGTCCGCGACCTCATCGTCACCGGCATCGTGCGCCCCTCCGATATCCGCGCCAACAATACCATCCCCTCGGCCAAGATCGCCGAAGCCCGCATCTCTTATGGCGGCCGCGGCCAGATCACCGATGTCCAGCAGCCCCGCTATGGCCAGCAGGTGATGGACGCAATCCTCCCCTTCTAG
- a CDS encoding tetratricopeptide repeat protein produces the protein MTLCVVAPAFGQAQGQLLVTQENGYGRLILSFPGLDDLPGYTMRIENGVLSLEFNEQISVILPDVGTTMPDYLSVARVDPDGRGLRMGLRKAFNFNRIEAGEKLFIDLLPPTWQGMPPALPQEVVDELAERARLAAIKAERDRKAADVAELKPEANVRIGRNPTFLRVQFDWTVPTTAQYVQDGQTGHIAFEWPVGVDIRSLLADLPPEITGIESAVTPDGANVTLQLAEGVTPRFYENSSRQFVLDIDIAGQGLPSFEAASLAEAAKVPASQGPAGEVGGAPQTSALASDASATITPFVNVVGSTLRVVFPFEQDTPAAVFRRGDTVWMIFDTTVGITQPTKSDELTALADTFSAVAAGDTQVVRIDLNQDRLASLGSEGMAWVLSLGDMVLTPTEPIQLSRRRDVEGSFEMVANIARPARVHDFRDPVVGDMLKVVTAYPPARGITRPLDYVEFSALRSVHGLVIKPETESLAMAVDSDVAVISLPGGLTVSALDGPRSLGGSNGEGVRGSFIDLARLEQPDAGAFSVRRDELLTLAAEADGAQRDTARLDLAQYYLANQLSYEAIGVLRVLESELQSAALTRKLRMSLAIADTMAHRPKEALAILGGTAMSQDMDALFWRTIARADLYDFKGARADGMEAASIAASYPAWARNRFHFAAMRAAVETGDSALAERFLGALNFAALNAEETSLYHLMSGRIDELQGRIDEAIDTYGQVIAADIRPTRAEAVYRTLYLLDQAGRLDLEKAAQTLAAEALLWRGNPLEADMQRLLADLYFRDGDYRLGFEVVKQAVGTYPDGAATNAMRDDAQAEFSTLFLDGKADTLGPVEALSLYYDFRHLTPPGRRGDEMIRNLARRLVRVDLLPQAAELLEYQLDNRLRGVARTQVATDLAVIYVADRRPQDALRVLNATQLPGLPDSLVRQRRLLEARAMIDGGRDVLALDMLRDMDGRDVSLLRIDAHWKSRRYVEASEMLEALYSEPNHAAALAQPERMGVIKAAVGYVMANDTMGLARLRSKFAERMVTSPEWPIFDYVTGTIQVDSLEFKKVANQVSGIDGLNAFLAAYRQTYGGTDALAPLGASRPDAGLAAL, from the coding sequence GTGACGCTATGCGTTGTTGCGCCGGCATTCGGCCAGGCGCAGGGGCAACTCCTGGTTACGCAGGAGAATGGCTATGGCCGTCTGATCCTCAGCTTCCCCGGACTCGACGATCTCCCCGGCTATACGATGCGCATCGAAAACGGTGTGTTGTCGCTTGAGTTCAACGAGCAGATTTCCGTCATCCTGCCCGATGTGGGCACCACCATGCCCGACTATCTCTCAGTGGCGCGGGTGGATCCCGATGGCCGCGGCCTGCGCATGGGGCTGCGCAAGGCATTCAATTTCAACCGCATTGAAGCCGGCGAGAAGCTCTTCATCGACCTTTTGCCCCCCACCTGGCAGGGCATGCCCCCGGCGCTGCCGCAGGAAGTGGTGGATGAGCTGGCCGAGCGGGCGCGGCTGGCGGCCATCAAGGCCGAGCGCGACCGCAAGGCGGCCGATGTCGCCGAGCTAAAGCCGGAAGCGAATGTTCGCATCGGCCGCAATCCCACATTCCTGCGCGTTCAGTTCGACTGGACCGTGCCGACCACAGCCCAATATGTGCAGGATGGTCAGACCGGCCATATTGCGTTCGAATGGCCGGTCGGGGTCGATATTCGCAGTCTTCTCGCCGATCTGCCGCCCGAAATTACCGGCATTGAAAGCGCAGTCACCCCGGACGGCGCCAATGTCACTCTGCAATTGGCCGAGGGCGTGACGCCGCGCTTTTACGAAAATTCCTCGCGGCAATTCGTGCTGGATATCGACATTGCCGGGCAGGGGCTGCCCAGCTTCGAGGCCGCCAGCCTGGCCGAGGCGGCAAAGGTTCCGGCCAGCCAAGGTCCCGCGGGGGAGGTCGGCGGTGCGCCACAAACCAGCGCTCTCGCTTCCGACGCCTCCGCGACGATCACGCCCTTCGTCAATGTGGTTGGCTCGACGCTGCGGGTGGTCTTCCCGTTCGAGCAAGATACGCCCGCTGCCGTGTTCCGGCGCGGCGATACCGTCTGGATGATTTTTGACACTACGGTAGGCATTACCCAGCCGACGAAATCCGATGAGCTTACCGCGCTCGCCGATACGTTTTCTGCCGTGGCGGCTGGAGATACGCAGGTGGTGCGGATCGATCTCAATCAGGATCGTCTGGCGAGCCTGGGCTCGGAGGGCATGGCATGGGTGCTCTCGCTTGGCGATATGGTCCTGACCCCGACCGAGCCGATCCAGCTCAGCCGCCGCCGGGACGTCGAAGGCTCGTTCGAAATGGTCGCCAATATCGCCCGTCCGGCCAGGGTGCATGATTTCCGCGACCCGGTTGTGGGCGACATGCTCAAGGTGGTCACGGCCTATCCACCCGCTCGCGGCATTACGCGACCGCTCGACTATGTCGAATTTTCTGCGCTGCGCAGCGTCCATGGTCTGGTGATCAAGCCGGAGACGGAAAGTCTCGCCATGGCCGTGGATAGCGACGTTGCCGTCATCTCGCTGCCAGGCGGATTGACTGTCTCGGCACTCGACGGGCCGCGGTCCCTCGGTGGCTCGAATGGAGAAGGCGTGCGTGGCAGCTTCATCGATCTGGCGCGGCTCGAACAGCCCGATGCCGGAGCCTTCTCGGTTCGGCGTGACGAGCTGCTGACCTTGGCTGCCGAGGCTGACGGCGCTCAGCGCGATACTGCCCGCTTGGACCTCGCGCAATACTACCTTGCCAACCAGTTGTCCTACGAGGCGATTGGTGTGTTGCGGGTGCTCGAGAGCGAATTGCAGTCCGCCGCTTTGACCCGCAAGCTGCGCATGAGCCTGGCCATCGCCGATACGATGGCCCACCGGCCCAAGGAGGCGCTGGCCATCCTGGGCGGCACGGCCATGAGCCAGGACATGGATGCCCTGTTCTGGCGCACCATCGCCCGCGCCGATCTCTATGATTTCAAGGGCGCCCGCGCCGATGGAATGGAGGCCGCGAGCATTGCCGCTTCCTATCCGGCCTGGGCGCGCAATCGCTTCCATTTCGCGGCCATGCGCGCCGCCGTCGAGACTGGCGATAGCGCCCTGGCCGAGCGGTTCCTGGGCGCGTTGAACTTCGCCGCCCTCAACGCCGAAGAGACCAGCCTTTATCACCTGATGTCGGGCCGGATCGATGAGCTGCAGGGCCGCATCGATGAAGCCATCGACACCTATGGCCAGGTCATTGCCGCAGATATCCGGCCCACCCGGGCTGAAGCGGTCTATCGCACGCTCTATCTGCTCGATCAGGCCGGCCGTCTCGATCTGGAAAAGGCCGCGCAGACCCTGGCGGCGGAAGCTCTGCTGTGGCGCGGCAATCCGCTGGAAGCCGATATGCAGCGTCTGCTGGCCGATCTCTATTTCCGCGACGGCGACTATCGCCTTGGCTTTGAAGTGGTGAAGCAGGCGGTGGGCACCTATCCGGACGGTGCGGCGACCAATGCCATGCGCGATGACGCCCAGGCCGAGTTCTCGACGCTGTTTCTCGATGGCAAGGCCGACACGCTGGGCCCGGTCGAGGCGCTCAGCCTCTACTATGACTTCCGCCATTTGACGCCGCCGGGCCGGCGCGGTGACGAGATGATCCGCAACCTGGCGCGGCGGCTGGTCCGGGTCGATTTGCTGCCGCAGGCTGCCGAGTTGCTCGAATACCAGCTCGACAATCGGCTGCGGGGCGTGGCCCGCACCCAGGTTGCCACCGATCTTGCGGTCATCTATGTCGCGGACCGCCGGCCCCAGGACGCTTTGCGGGTGCTCAATGCCACCCAATTGCCGGGTCTGCCGGATTCTCTTGTCCGTCAGCGGCGGCTTTTGGAGGCGCGGGCGATGATCGATGGCGGCCGCGATGTGCTGGCGCTCGATATGCTGCGCGACATGGATGGGCGCGATGTGAGCCTGTTGCGGATCGACGCACATTGGAAGTCGCGCCGCTATGTCGAGGCCAGCGAGATGCTGGAGGCCCTCTATTCCGAGCCGAACCACGCCGCGGCGCTGGCTCAGCCCGAGCGCATGGGCGTCATCAAGGCTGCCGTTGGTTATGTCATGGCCAATGACACGATGGGGCTGGCCCGGCTCCGTTCGAAATTCGCCGAGCGGATGGTCACGTCACCCGAATGGCCGATTTTCGACTATGTGACCGGAACGATCCAGGTCGACAGTCTTGAATTCAAGAAGGTCGCCAACCAGGTCTCGGGCATTGACGGGCTCAACGCTTTTCTCGCGGCATACCGGCAGACCTATGGCGGCACGGATGCCCTGGCCCCGCTGGGGGCAAGCCGGCCGGATGCGGGCCTGGCCGCGCTCTAG
- the fliM gene encoding flagellar motor switch protein FliM, which yields MAGPTDQDKLSETWDLDGVAPAKSEEERAAAAAAEWAAMIEGAAGEGDDSGDRVLNQDEIDSLLGFDASVGSNVELTGVQALINSALVSYERLPMLEVVFDRLVRLTTTSLRNFTSDNVEVTLDSISSVRFGDYLNSIPLPAILSVIRAEEWENYGLLTVDSSLIYSMIDVLLGGRRVGGNIRVEGRPYTTIEMALARRMIEVILDDTHRAFEPVTQVNFKLERMETNPRFAAISRPGNAAILIELRIEMDDRGGKVEILLPYATIEPIREQLLQMFMGEKFGRDPIWEGHLATEIYSADVEIEAVLHEQDVPLSRVLNLQPGHMVMFERTPADPVRLRCGDVELTEAIMGHIGNHVSVRVTRPLNPPKVTMAAFEEFDDTAEGR from the coding sequence ATGGCTGGACCCACGGACCAAGACAAGCTGTCGGAAACCTGGGACCTCGACGGGGTCGCGCCCGCGAAATCCGAAGAGGAGCGCGCAGCCGCGGCCGCCGCCGAATGGGCCGCCATGATCGAGGGCGCGGCGGGCGAGGGGGACGATAGCGGGGACCGCGTTCTCAACCAGGACGAGATCGACAGCCTGCTCGGGTTCGACGCCAGCGTAGGCAGCAATGTCGAGCTGACGGGCGTGCAGGCGCTGATCAATTCGGCGCTGGTGAGCTATGAGCGCCTGCCCATGCTCGAAGTCGTCTTCGACCGCCTGGTGCGGCTGACGACGACTTCGCTGCGCAATTTCACCTCCGACAATGTCGAAGTCACTCTGGATTCGATCTCGTCGGTGCGGTTCGGCGATTATCTCAATTCCATTCCGCTGCCGGCGATCCTGTCGGTCATCCGGGCCGAGGAATGGGAGAATTACGGGCTCCTGACGGTCGATTCCTCGCTGATCTATTCGATGATCGACGTGCTGCTGGGCGGCCGCCGGGTCGGCGGCAATATACGCGTCGAGGGACGGCCCTATACCACGATCGAAATGGCGCTGGCCCGACGGATGATCGAGGTCATTCTCGATGACACCCACCGCGCCTTCGAGCCGGTGACGCAGGTCAATTTCAAGCTCGAGCGCATGGAAACCAATCCGCGCTTCGCGGCGATTTCCCGGCCCGGCAATGCGGCGATCCTGATCGAGCTCCGGATCGAGATGGACGACCGTGGCGGCAAGGTCGAAATCCTGCTGCCCTATGCCACCATCGAGCCCATCCGCGAGCAGTTGCTGCAGATGTTCATGGGTGAAAAATTCGGTCGCGATCCGATCTGGGAAGGTCATCTGGCCACCGAAATCTATTCGGCCGATGTCGAGATCGAAGCGGTGCTGCATGAGCAGGACGTGCCGCTCTCGCGCGTGCTCAATCTTCAGCCCGGCCACATGGTGATGTTCGAGCGCACGCCCGCCGATCCCGTGCGGCTGCGGTGCGGGGATGTGGAGCTTACCGAGGCCATTATGGGCCATATCGGCAATCACGTTTCGGTTCGGGTCACCCGGCCGCTCAATCCGCCCAAGGTGACCATGGCGGCCTTTGAGGAATTTGACGACACAGCGGAAGGACGATGA
- a CDS encoding MotE family protein: protein MKSVRLLPVVVMAIAALLMFKTIGLVTNGGYVLAGVTPARAAGATGGGEAVSAEAGEAVLEDATPTLSDSAPTLGEPEAAGGGHGAPAPAAAPAAEDHAAATPPSGDNCVAVDAALDENGAVNQTQNGGGHGEAASAEGAAEPATSSFVDSMALDCFPSGDAVPMQVDASGAPVPMTNVQGGSATEESILQSLAARRTELETYEKDLALRASLVDAAEQRVAERQATLEALEAQISSLVDQRQEMEAGQFASIVAMYETMKPRDAANIFNALDMEVLLRVAKTMNPRKMAPILAAMNATRAQELTVRMAALADQPAAEMTPDDLQALPQIVGQ from the coding sequence GTGAAATCGGTTCGCCTGCTTCCTGTCGTGGTCATGGCGATTGCGGCGCTGTTGATGTTCAAGACCATCGGTCTTGTCACCAATGGCGGCTATGTGCTCGCCGGCGTGACCCCGGCACGGGCGGCGGGTGCTACCGGCGGCGGGGAAGCCGTATCGGCGGAGGCTGGCGAGGCGGTTCTGGAGGATGCCACGCCGACGCTATCGGATAGCGCGCCTACGCTGGGTGAACCGGAAGCCGCTGGCGGCGGCCACGGCGCGCCAGCGCCCGCAGCGGCGCCTGCCGCGGAAGACCATGCCGCTGCCACGCCGCCATCGGGCGACAATTGCGTCGCGGTCGATGCCGCCTTGGATGAGAATGGCGCGGTAAATCAAACGCAGAATGGCGGCGGTCATGGTGAAGCAGCATCTGCCGAAGGCGCCGCCGAACCCGCCACCAGCAGTTTCGTCGATTCCATGGCCCTGGATTGCTTCCCCTCGGGTGATGCCGTGCCGATGCAGGTTGACGCCAGCGGCGCGCCCGTGCCGATGACCAATGTGCAGGGGGGCTCTGCCACCGAAGAAAGCATCCTGCAATCGCTGGCAGCGCGGCGCACCGAACTTGAAACCTACGAGAAGGATCTGGCCCTACGCGCGTCGCTGGTGGATGCCGCCGAGCAACGCGTGGCCGAGCGCCAGGCAACGCTGGAAGCGCTGGAGGCGCAGATTTCGAGCCTGGTCGACCAGCGCCAGGAGATGGAAGCCGGGCAGTTCGCCAGCATCGTTGCCATGTATGAGACCATGAAGCCGCGCGACGCCGCCAATATCTTCAATGCACTGGACATGGAGGTCTTGCTGCGGGTGGCCAAGACGATGAACCCGCGCAAGATGGCGCCGATCCTGGCGGCAATGAATGCGACGCGGGCGCAGGAGCTTACCGTGCGCATGGCTGCGCTCGCCGACCAGCCCGCGGCGGAGATGACGCCAGACGATTTGCAGGCGCTGCCACAGATCGTCGGTCAGTAA